The Borreliella andersonii genome has a segment encoding these proteins:
- a CDS encoding ATP-dependent Clp protease ATP-binding subunit: MVEIDSKEIARKNKNKEVSIWHLLMSIITTPKKSEIKFLDTKTLKNIKQEVAYEIDKLEKILIEKNEIIIPKINKEIFTLIKEAKKEFKSNPLIGAKEIFYQILKNKKLLKKHNLSKSSFNFKDQNILEYMGKNKVRLIETYKEFDEEIRLENEHFEIEKYVKNLTALAKINKLDPLIGREVEIKTLTNILLRRNKNSAMLLGEPGVGKTAIVEGLASRIVQKKISSKLQDKTILMLKVSNLVSGTKYRGEFEDRLNNIVKYIEKNKNIIIFIDEIHTLIGAGNSEGALDASNILKPSLSRAEIQIIGATTYNEYRKYISKDKAFARRFQTIAVREPDEKDTLQIIENIAKNFEDYHGVIYEKSALLNIVKLSSKYLINKKFPDKAIDIIDIAGAAKKEGITKDNIITSDDIQKAINEILSINTTNNTKEEILELKKIESEINKKVIGQKHAVSELIKEIIKVKLELNDDSKPLASILLIGSSGCGKTALIDAISKKIIKDQNSVLRLDMSDYKEENSISKLIGTNPGYVGYSDGGILTNKLKHSFETLILFENIENAHNSVLTLISRMLENGELIDSKEDKILFKNTIIIMTTNIGSRMLLGEKNIGFNKNQQKSLETKNFNEEIKQDLEKRFKLSFLDKIQKKIILNVLTKDNIEEICKNYLNALKTKFYSKGIEIEIQNDVDKFITTKHYKKNSGARSVIAAIKEQIEENIITKIAENQNINKITIYLEKEKLIIE; this comes from the coding sequence TTGGTAGAAATAGACTCAAAAGAAATTGCAAGAAAAAATAAAAATAAAGAAGTTTCAATTTGGCACTTGTTAATGTCTATAATTACCACTCCCAAAAAATCTGAAATAAAATTTCTAGATACCAAAACTCTAAAAAACATTAAACAAGAAGTTGCATATGAAATAGATAAATTAGAGAAAATTTTAATAGAAAAAAACGAGATAATTATTCCAAAAATAAATAAAGAAATCTTTACTCTTATAAAAGAAGCTAAAAAAGAGTTTAAATCCAACCCTTTAATAGGGGCAAAAGAAATTTTTTATCAAATATTAAAAAATAAAAAACTTCTTAAAAAGCACAATCTAAGTAAATCTAGCTTTAACTTTAAAGATCAAAATATATTAGAATACATGGGGAAAAATAAAGTAAGATTAATTGAAACCTACAAAGAATTTGATGAAGAAATACGTCTTGAAAATGAACACTTTGAAATTGAAAAGTATGTCAAAAATTTAACAGCACTTGCAAAAATCAACAAATTAGACCCCTTGATTGGAAGAGAAGTAGAGATTAAAACTCTTACAAATATACTCTTGAGAAGAAACAAAAATAGCGCAATGCTATTAGGTGAACCTGGTGTGGGAAAAACAGCAATAGTTGAAGGCCTCGCATCAAGGATAGTACAAAAAAAAATAAGTAGCAAACTACAAGATAAAACAATTTTAATGCTCAAGGTTTCAAACTTGGTATCGGGAACAAAATATAGAGGCGAGTTTGAAGACCGTTTAAATAATATAGTTAAGTATATTGAAAAAAACAAAAACATAATCATATTTATTGACGAAATACACACTCTAATAGGAGCTGGAAACTCCGAAGGAGCTCTTGATGCGTCAAATATATTAAAACCATCACTTTCTAGAGCTGAAATACAAATTATTGGAGCAACCACCTACAATGAATATCGAAAATATATTTCAAAAGACAAGGCATTCGCCAGAAGATTCCAAACAATTGCCGTAAGAGAGCCTGATGAAAAAGATACACTCCAAATAATCGAAAATATTGCAAAAAATTTTGAAGACTATCATGGAGTAATCTATGAAAAAAGTGCGCTTCTAAATATAGTAAAACTTTCATCCAAATATCTAATAAATAAAAAATTTCCAGATAAAGCAATAGATATAATAGACATCGCCGGTGCGGCCAAAAAGGAAGGAATTACAAAAGACAACATCATAACATCAGATGATATACAAAAAGCAATAAATGAAATACTGTCTATTAACACAACAAATAACACTAAAGAAGAAATTTTAGAATTAAAAAAAATAGAAAGCGAAATAAATAAAAAAGTGATCGGCCAAAAACATGCAGTAAGTGAACTTATTAAAGAAATTATTAAAGTCAAACTTGAACTTAATGACGATTCTAAACCTTTAGCCTCAATATTGTTAATAGGATCAAGTGGATGTGGAAAAACAGCTTTAATTGATGCAATATCCAAAAAAATTATCAAGGATCAAAATTCAGTATTAAGACTAGATATGTCAGACTATAAAGAAGAAAACTCTATTTCAAAATTAATTGGCACAAATCCAGGATACGTAGGCTATTCTGATGGAGGCATTCTGACAAATAAATTAAAGCATTCATTTGAAACTTTAATATTGTTTGAAAACATTGAAAATGCCCACAACTCTGTATTAACCCTAATAAGTCGAATGCTTGAAAATGGAGAACTTATTGATAGCAAAGAAGATAAAATACTATTTAAAAACACAATTATAATAATGACCACAAACATTGGATCTAGAATGCTTCTTGGAGAAAAAAATATTGGATTCAACAAAAATCAACAAAAAAGCCTAGAAACAAAAAACTTTAACGAAGAAATAAAACAAGATCTTGAAAAAAGATTTAAGTTATCCTTTTTAGACAAAATTCAAAAAAAAATTATCCTAAATGTTCTTACAAAGGACAATATAGAAGAAATTTGCAAAAACTATCTAAACGCCCTTAAAACAAAATTTTACTCTAAAGGAATCGAGATAGAAATACAAAACGATGTTGACAAATTCATAACCACAAAACACTATAAAAAAAATTCAGGAGCAAGAAGCGTAATTGCTGCAATAAAGGAACAAATAGAAGAAAATATTATCACCAAAATAGCTGAAAATCAAAACATAAATAAAATAACGATTTATTTAGAAAAAGAAAAACTAATAATAGAATAA
- the ileS gene encoding isoleucine--tRNA ligase, whose amino-acid sequence MFKKVENKANFPKIEEKILKFWNDNKIFEKSIKQRKGCEEFTFYDGPPFATGLPHFGHFVPNTIKDIIPRYQTMQGKYVKRNFGWDTHGLPVEYEVEKKLGISGKYEIENYGIENFNKECKKIVLRYTKEWKNIILRLGRWVDFEKGYKTMDISFMESVWWVFKNLYNKGLIYESYYVLPYSPKLATPLSNFEVNLGEYKEINDPSLTIKFKIKNKNEYLLAWTTTPWTLPSNLGIAVGQEIEYSKIFDKKKEELLILGSTRLNSYYDDENSYTIIEKFKGSKLEGTEYEPIFNYFLEQKDKGAFKVHTADYVTTDNGTGIVHIAPFGEEDYKILKKHTNVDIIDPLDAECKFTNQVKDFEGLFVKDADKKIIENLKLRNFLFKRENYLHRYPFCYRTNCPIIYRPISSWFVNVEKIKTKLLEVNEKINWMPAHLKKGRFGKWLENAKDWAISRNRFWGNPIPIWICSKTGKKICVGSKKELEELSGQKIEDLHKDQIDKITWPSKDGGTFIRTSEVLDCWFESGAMPYASNHYPFTNESNFTNIFPADFIAEGLDQTRGWFYTLTILGAALFENTAFKNVIVNGLVLSSDGRKMSKSFKNYTDPMQVINTFGADALRLYLIMSPVVKADDLKYSDNGVRDVLKNIIIPIWNAYSFFTTYAIIDKFKPPKNLSLVKNNNLDKWIISELESLKKILNTEIDKYNLTKSIESLLEFIDKLNNWYIRRSRRRFWKSENDKDKNDAYETLYYAIKTLMILLAPFIPFITEEIYQNLKTDEDKQSIHLNDYPKANENFINKTIEEKINLARKITSMARSLRSLHNIKIRIPISTIYIVTKNQNEQNMLIEMQEIILDEINAKEMKIKTNEEELITYKAKANFKELGKKLGKDMKAVSTEISKLKNEDIIKIINGASYEIKVNNAKHYLSLNDIILEREEKENLKVINEDSITIGIDSLITKELYLEGLTREFVRQIQNLRKEKNFDVSDRINLYIENNETLKEMLNKFEKYIKTETLVLDIILNKSKLEKKINLADDTFTLIGIEKC is encoded by the coding sequence ATGTTTAAAAAAGTAGAAAACAAGGCAAATTTTCCCAAAATAGAAGAAAAAATATTAAAATTTTGGAATGACAATAAAATCTTTGAAAAATCAATAAAACAAAGAAAGGGGTGTGAAGAATTTACATTTTATGACGGACCACCTTTTGCAACAGGACTTCCTCATTTTGGCCATTTTGTTCCAAACACAATAAAAGACATAATTCCAAGATATCAAACAATGCAAGGCAAATATGTTAAAAGAAATTTTGGATGGGATACTCATGGACTGCCTGTTGAATACGAAGTAGAAAAAAAATTAGGAATTTCTGGAAAATACGAAATAGAAAATTATGGCATTGAAAATTTTAACAAAGAATGCAAAAAAATAGTACTCAGATATACAAAAGAATGGAAAAATATAATCTTAAGGCTTGGAAGATGGGTAGATTTTGAAAAAGGCTACAAAACCATGGATATAAGTTTCATGGAATCTGTATGGTGGGTATTTAAAAATCTTTATAACAAAGGGTTAATCTACGAAAGTTACTATGTACTACCCTATTCCCCAAAACTCGCAACTCCGCTTTCAAATTTCGAGGTTAATCTTGGAGAATACAAAGAAATTAATGACCCATCATTAACAATAAAATTTAAAATCAAAAATAAAAACGAATACTTACTAGCATGGACAACCACCCCTTGGACATTGCCCTCAAACCTTGGAATTGCAGTAGGACAAGAAATAGAATATTCTAAAATTTTTGACAAAAAAAAAGAAGAGCTTTTAATACTTGGATCAACAAGGCTTAATAGCTATTATGATGATGAAAATTCATATACTATTATAGAAAAATTCAAGGGAAGCAAACTTGAAGGCACAGAATATGAACCTATTTTTAACTACTTTTTAGAACAAAAAGATAAAGGAGCTTTCAAGGTACATACAGCTGATTATGTTACAACTGACAATGGAACAGGAATTGTTCATATTGCTCCTTTTGGAGAAGAAGACTACAAAATACTTAAAAAACATACAAATGTTGATATAATAGACCCCCTAGATGCTGAATGTAAATTTACAAATCAGGTAAAAGATTTTGAAGGACTTTTTGTAAAAGATGCTGATAAAAAAATAATAGAAAACCTAAAATTACGCAATTTTTTATTCAAAAGAGAAAATTATCTACACAGGTATCCATTTTGCTATAGGACAAACTGCCCAATTATTTACAGACCAATAAGCTCGTGGTTTGTAAATGTAGAAAAAATAAAAACCAAGCTCTTAGAGGTAAATGAAAAAATTAATTGGATGCCAGCCCATTTAAAAAAAGGAAGATTTGGAAAATGGTTAGAAAATGCAAAAGATTGGGCAATAAGCAGAAACAGATTTTGGGGAAATCCAATTCCAATTTGGATATGCTCAAAAACAGGAAAAAAAATTTGTGTTGGATCAAAAAAAGAGCTTGAAGAACTGTCCGGTCAAAAAATCGAAGACTTACACAAAGACCAAATAGATAAAATAACTTGGCCAAGCAAAGACGGCGGCACATTTATCAGAACGAGCGAGGTTCTCGATTGTTGGTTTGAATCTGGAGCAATGCCTTACGCAAGCAACCATTATCCATTCACAAATGAAAGTAATTTTACAAATATATTTCCTGCTGACTTTATTGCAGAAGGTCTAGATCAAACAAGAGGATGGTTTTATACTCTTACAATCCTGGGAGCTGCTCTTTTTGAAAACACAGCATTCAAAAACGTCATTGTAAATGGACTTGTGCTTTCAAGCGATGGAAGAAAAATGTCAAAATCCTTTAAAAATTATACAGACCCAATGCAAGTAATAAACACCTTCGGAGCTGATGCTTTAAGGCTTTATTTAATAATGAGCCCTGTAGTTAAAGCCGATGATTTAAAATATAGCGACAATGGAGTAAGAGACGTTCTTAAAAATATAATAATACCCATTTGGAACGCCTATTCATTTTTCACAACTTATGCAATAATTGACAAATTCAAACCTCCAAAAAATCTCAGCCTAGTTAAAAACAATAACCTTGACAAATGGATCATAAGCGAACTTGAAAGTCTAAAAAAAATACTAAATACAGAAATAGACAAATACAATCTAACAAAGTCAATAGAATCTTTACTTGAATTTATAGATAAATTAAACAATTGGTATATAAGAAGGTCAAGGCGAAGATTTTGGAAATCAGAAAACGATAAAGACAAAAATGACGCCTACGAAACATTATATTATGCAATCAAAACTTTAATGATTTTACTTGCACCCTTTATTCCATTTATAACAGAAGAAATTTATCAAAATTTAAAAACTGATGAGGATAAACAATCAATACACCTTAACGATTATCCAAAGGCAAATGAAAATTTCATTAACAAAACAATTGAAGAGAAAATAAATCTCGCAAGAAAAATAACTTCAATGGCAAGATCACTCAGATCATTGCACAATATAAAAATACGCATACCTATTAGCACAATATATATTGTCACAAAAAATCAAAATGAACAAAATATGCTAATAGAAATGCAAGAAATAATATTAGATGAAATAAATGCAAAAGAAATGAAAATAAAAACTAATGAAGAAGAACTTATAACCTACAAAGCAAAAGCAAACTTTAAAGAACTTGGAAAAAAGCTTGGAAAAGATATGAAAGCGGTATCTACTGAAATTAGCAAGCTAAAAAATGAAGACATAATAAAAATAATAAATGGAGCATCTTACGAAATAAAAGTAAATAATGCAAAGCATTATTTATCGCTAAATGATATAATATTAGAAAGAGAAGAAAAAGAAAACTTAAAAGTGATCAATGAA
- the uvrB gene encoding excinuclease ABC subunit UvrB: protein MVDFFLKSEYLPAGDQPKAIKEIENSILLGNKYQTLKGVTGSGKTFTIANIIKNLNRPALVVSHNKTLAAQLYREFKDFFPNNAVEYFVSYYDYYQPESYVPSKDLFIEKEATINTEIEIKRIRTVTSLSKRRDVIVVATVSSIYALGSPDFFKKSAREFFVGQKISIKEISDIFVELYYERTLMNLERDKFSIKGNIVEIWPSSEHGEFAYRICLDFDEIVEIYRVSSFSKKNLGATNSFTLFAKSYFVIPYENVLEAIPKISHDLSLQCQYFKDNGKLVEAERLKQRVEYDLEMLRETGFCSGIENYSKYLSGSTMERPYCLFDFFPKDCLLFVDESHVTLPQFRGMYNGDHSRKLNLVNFGFRLPAALENRPLKYDEFDRLINQVVFVSATPGVEEVEKSSVVVDQVIRPTGLVDPEIITRHSDGQMEDLYSEIQKRVALKERVIITTLTKKMSEDLTEYLVSLGVRAKYLHSELDTLERVEVISMLRKSEIDVIVGINLLREGLDIPEVSLVAILDADKVGFLRSTTSLIQTIGRAARNSNGLVIMYYDKISVAMQEAIEETNRRRQIQIDYNEKNNITPKTIVKKIQNILEKELNNKNKNVGYDFEKIISGGRLSGKKLIDRLKFELEEAVNDERFEDAIVLRDKIKELSSKISVARNKKREV from the coding sequence ATGGTAGATTTTTTTTTGAAGTCAGAATATCTTCCTGCTGGTGATCAGCCTAAAGCAATAAAAGAGATTGAAAACTCTATTTTGCTGGGGAATAAATATCAAACTTTAAAAGGTGTTACAGGTAGTGGAAAGACTTTTACAATTGCAAATATAATCAAGAATCTAAACAGGCCTGCTTTAGTTGTCAGTCACAATAAAACATTAGCAGCACAACTTTATAGAGAGTTTAAGGATTTTTTTCCAAACAATGCTGTTGAATATTTTGTTTCTTATTATGATTATTATCAGCCAGAGTCTTATGTACCTTCAAAAGATTTATTTATTGAAAAAGAAGCTACTATTAATACTGAGATAGAAATTAAGCGAATAAGAACGGTAACCTCTCTTTCTAAAAGGCGAGATGTAATTGTTGTTGCAACCGTATCTTCAATTTATGCTCTTGGGTCTCCAGATTTTTTCAAAAAATCAGCACGAGAATTTTTTGTAGGTCAAAAGATTTCTATTAAAGAAATATCAGATATTTTTGTAGAGCTTTATTATGAGAGAACTTTAATGAATCTAGAAAGAGATAAATTTTCAATTAAGGGAAATATTGTTGAAATTTGGCCTAGCAGTGAGCACGGAGAGTTTGCTTACCGAATTTGTTTGGATTTTGATGAAATTGTTGAAATATACAGGGTTAGTTCATTTTCTAAAAAGAATTTAGGAGCTACAAATAGTTTTACTCTTTTTGCTAAATCTTATTTTGTAATTCCTTATGAAAACGTATTAGAAGCGATACCCAAAATATCTCATGATTTAAGTCTTCAATGCCAGTATTTTAAAGATAATGGCAAACTTGTAGAAGCCGAGAGACTCAAGCAGAGAGTAGAGTATGATTTGGAAATGCTTAGAGAAACAGGGTTTTGTTCGGGCATTGAAAATTATTCTAAATATTTGAGTGGAAGTACAATGGAAAGACCTTATTGTCTTTTTGATTTTTTCCCGAAAGATTGCTTATTGTTTGTAGATGAATCTCATGTTACATTGCCTCAATTTAGGGGAATGTACAATGGAGATCATTCTAGAAAATTAAATCTTGTTAACTTTGGGTTTAGACTTCCTGCAGCGCTTGAAAACAGACCCCTTAAATATGATGAATTTGATAGATTAATTAATCAGGTTGTGTTTGTATCTGCAACCCCAGGCGTTGAAGAGGTTGAGAAAAGTAGTGTGGTTGTTGATCAAGTAATTCGTCCCACAGGTCTTGTTGATCCTGAAATTATCACTAGGCACTCTGATGGGCAAATGGAAGATCTTTACAGCGAAATTCAAAAAAGAGTAGCTCTTAAAGAGCGGGTTATAATTACCACTTTGACAAAAAAAATGTCTGAAGATTTAACTGAATATTTAGTAAGTCTTGGCGTAAGGGCAAAATATTTACATTCAGAGCTTGACACTCTTGAAAGAGTAGAAGTTATTTCGATGCTTAGAAAATCTGAAATTGATGTTATTGTTGGTATTAACTTACTTAGAGAGGGTTTGGATATTCCAGAAGTGTCTCTTGTTGCAATATTGGATGCTGATAAGGTGGGGTTTTTAAGATCTACTACTTCATTAATACAAACAATTGGTAGGGCTGCTAGAAATTCTAATGGACTTGTAATAATGTATTATGACAAAATTAGTGTAGCTATGCAGGAGGCAATTGAGGAGACTAATAGAAGACGTCAAATTCAGATTGATTATAATGAAAAAAATAATATTACTCCTAAGACAATTGTTAAAAAGATTCAAAATATTTTAGAAAAAGAACTTAATAATAAAAATAAAAATGTTGGTTATGATTTTGAAAAAATTATTTCAGGGGGAAGATTGTCTGGTAAAAAGCTTATTGATAGGCTTAAATTTGAGCTAGAAGAGGCTGTTAATGATGAAAGATT
- a CDS encoding phospho-sugar mutase, whose protein sequence is MQKIVAKRKLENYILLEEDTHFKEEAIKIQKTNNSTEILNRFCKDLEFGTAGIRGIIGAGTCYMNTYNVKKISQGICNYVLKINKKPKVAISYDSRYFSKEFAYNATQIFASNNFETYIYKNLRPSPQLSYTIRKFDCDVGVMITASHNSKEYNGYKVYWKGGIQIMPPHDTLITNEIKNTKNIINAITIKEGIQQGIIKELGNEIDEEYVQTINNEFPDFEKNGKETNLKIAYTALHGTGGTIIKKLFTNSKIQLFLEKSQILPNPEFPTTNYPNPEKQESMFKVIELAKKEDCDIALATDPDADRIGIAYKDQNEWIFLNGNQISCILMNYILSKEINPKNTFVISSFVTTSILEKIANKYGSQIFRTYTGFKWIGNLINEMEKNEPNKKFVFACEESHGYLIGRKVRDKDAFSAIKGICSLALDLKVKQQTIRDYLEKIYKEFGYYEEFNIEKNFEGVNGEIQREKLMLKLRKEQKLQFARIKVIEKLDYKILKKINFKNEISEIKEYKYPTNAIKFILENEIVIIVRPSGTEPKIKFYISIKTEYKEKHKIFDIINAIKMEIKKY, encoded by the coding sequence ATGCAAAAAATTGTAGCCAAAAGAAAATTGGAAAATTACATTCTTCTTGAAGAAGATACGCATTTTAAAGAAGAAGCAATAAAAATTCAAAAAACAAATAATTCAACAGAAATTCTAAATAGGTTTTGCAAAGATTTAGAATTTGGCACCGCAGGAATAAGGGGAATCATTGGAGCTGGAACATGTTACATGAACACATATAATGTAAAAAAAATAAGCCAAGGAATATGCAACTATGTACTTAAAATAAATAAAAAACCTAAAGTTGCAATAAGCTATGATTCAAGATATTTTTCAAAAGAATTTGCCTACAATGCTACCCAAATTTTTGCCTCAAATAATTTTGAAACATATATATATAAAAATTTAAGACCTTCTCCTCAACTATCCTATACAATAAGAAAATTTGATTGTGATGTTGGTGTTATGATAACAGCAAGTCATAATTCAAAAGAATATAATGGATATAAAGTATATTGGAAAGGTGGAATCCAAATAATGCCACCTCATGACACACTAATAACTAATGAAATTAAAAATACAAAAAACATAATAAATGCAATTACCATAAAAGAAGGAATTCAACAAGGGATCATCAAAGAACTTGGTAATGAGATAGACGAAGAATATGTGCAAACAATAAACAATGAATTCCCTGATTTTGAAAAGAATGGCAAAGAAACAAACTTAAAAATAGCCTACACAGCATTACATGGCACCGGTGGGACCATAATAAAAAAACTCTTTACAAATAGTAAAATACAACTTTTTTTAGAAAAAAGTCAAATACTACCAAACCCCGAATTTCCAACAACAAACTATCCTAATCCAGAAAAACAAGAATCAATGTTTAAAGTAATAGAGCTTGCAAAAAAAGAAGATTGTGACATTGCCCTTGCAACAGATCCAGATGCGGACAGAATAGGGATTGCATATAAAGATCAAAACGAATGGATATTTTTAAACGGAAATCAAATATCATGCATTTTAATGAACTATATACTCTCAAAAGAAATAAATCCTAAAAATACATTTGTAATATCATCATTTGTAACAACATCAATTCTAGAAAAAATTGCAAACAAATATGGTTCTCAAATTTTTAGGACTTACACAGGATTTAAATGGATAGGAAACTTAATTAATGAAATGGAAAAAAATGAACCAAATAAAAAATTTGTTTTTGCATGCGAAGAAAGTCACGGATATCTAATAGGAAGAAAGGTTAGAGATAAGGATGCATTTTCAGCCATAAAAGGAATTTGCTCTTTGGCACTTGACTTAAAAGTCAAACAACAAACAATTAGAGATTATCTTGAAAAGATATACAAAGAATTTGGATATTATGAAGAATTTAACATAGAAAAAAATTTTGAAGGAGTAAATGGGGAAATTCAAAGAGAAAAGTTAATGCTAAAACTAAGAAAAGAACAAAAATTACAATTCGCAAGAATCAAAGTAATTGAAAAATTAGACTATAAAATTCTTAAAAAGATTAACTTTAAAAATGAAATTTCAGAAATTAAAGAATACAAATATCCCACAAACGCAATAAAATTTATACTTGAAAACGAAATTGTAATAATTGTTAGACCCTCTGGAACAGAGCCAAAAATTAAATTCTACATATCTATAAAGACAGAGTATAAGGAAAAACATAAAATATTTGATATAATAAATGCAATAAAGATGGAGATAAAAAAATATTAA